Genomic DNA from Longimicrobium sp.:
CGCGCTCTGGTGCGTGCCGGCCAGCCCTTACCGCAGCATGGAGGGCGCGCTGCTGGCGATCCGCCACGCGCGCGAGCGCGGGCTGCCGTTCCTGGGCACCTGTGGCGGCTTCCAGCACGCGGTGGTGGAGTTCGCCCGCGGCGTGTGCGGGATCGCGGACGCGGACCACGCGGAGACGAGCCAGGGCGGGGGCTCGCTGGTGGTGGCGCCGCTGGCGTGCGCGCTGGTGGAGCAGTCGGGGCGGGTGCGGCTGGTGGAGGGCTCGCGCGTGCGGGAGGCGTACGGGGCCAGCCAGGTGCTGGAGGAGTACCACTGCTCGTACGGCCTGAACCCCGAGTTCGTGACGGTGCTGGAGGAGCACGGGATGCGCTTCACCGGCTTCGACGCCGCGGGCGAGGTGCGCGTGCTGGAGCTGCCGGAGCACCCGTTCTTCGTGGCGACGCTCTTCCAGCCCGAGCGCTCGGCGCTGCGCAACGCCACCCCGCCGCTGGTGCGCGCCTTCGTCCGCGCAGCGTCGGGCCCGGAGCCGGCCGCCTCGCCCGCGGACGCGCCGGAGGCGATCGCCGCGGCGTTCGGGCCGATCTGAACGGCGGTGCGAAGTGCGGGGTGCGAAGTGCGAAGTGCGGTGACGGATGCCGGACCGGTCTGAGGAGCGGACCAGGCAGATGTCATCCCGAGGGATCTAATCGACGTGCCTGGTGGGTGGCGAATCGGTCGGATGGGCTGACGCCGCTCCGATCATCCGCAGCTCGTCCGGACTTGACGAGAGCGCCCGCCGGTGAAGCCCGGCGGGCGCTCACATCTACGCACTTCGCACCTCGCACCTCGCACCTCGCACCGGCTTTTCACCCGGAGTGGGCGTTGATGGCGGCCTCGGTGGGGTTGGGGTGCGCCAGGTGCTCGCGCTCGTCGCGCAGGCCGCGCTCGGCGACCTCACGCCACAGGCCCAGCACCGGCGGGCTCTCCACCAGCCGTACCAGCTGCGGGTCGAACTGGCGGCCCACGCCCTCCTCCAGCTTGTCGAGCGCCTCCTCGACCGAGAGCGGGTCCTTGTAGCGGCGCGGCTGCGTCATGGCGTCGAATGCGTCGGCCACGGTGATGATGCGCGCGCCCAGCGGGATCTCCTGCGTGCCCAGGCCGCGCGGGTAGCCGCTGCCGTCCCAGCACTCGTGGTGCGACGAGACGATGTCCTGGATGCCGGGGTGCAGCTTCTCCAGCGGCTCCAGGATGTGCGCGCTCTGGTGGGGATGGCTCTTGATCTGGTCGCGCTGCTCGCGGGAGAGCGGCTTGCGCGAGTGGATGATGTGGAAGAAGCGGTCGTCGATCTTCCCCATGTCGTGCAGGAGCGCTGCCACGCGCAGCGTCGCCCGCTCGCCCCGCGCCATCCCGCACGCCTCGGCCAGCGCGTAGCTCAGGTCGGCCACGCGGCGGCTGTGGCGCGCGGTGACGGGGTCGTCGGCGGTGAGCGCGTTGAGGAGCAGCTCCACCAGGATGCGGTGCATCTCGCTCTGGCGGCGCTCGCGC
This window encodes:
- a CDS encoding HD domain-containing phosphohydrolase, which produces MAKLISDTPRAKTLAAALASAAVVGVAWALDASQRERRQSEMHRILVELLLNALTADDPVTARHSRRVADLSYALAEACGMARGERATLRVAALLHDMGKIDDRFFHIIHSRKPLSREQRDQIKSHPHQSAHILEPLEKLHPGIQDIVSSHHECWDGSGYPRGLGTQEIPLGARIITVADAFDAMTQPRRYKDPLSVEEALDKLEEGVGRQFDPQLVRLVESPPVLGLWREVAERGLRDEREHLAHPNPTEAAINAHSG
- a CDS encoding CTP synthase, with amino-acid sequence MEPIFVGLVGDHDPEVTAHRAIPKALGLAALSLGRAVDAVWIPTEEVERDPHASLGHLHALWCVPASPYRSMEGALLAIRHARERGLPFLGTCGGFQHAVVEFARGVCGIADADHAETSQGGGSLVVAPLACALVEQSGRVRLVEGSRVREAYGASQVLEEYHCSYGLNPEFVTVLEEHGMRFTGFDAAGEVRVLELPEHPFFVATLFQPERSALRNATPPLVRAFVRAASGPEPAASPADAPEAIAAAFGPI